A stretch of the Clavibacter sp. B3I6 genome encodes the following:
- a CDS encoding transglycosylase domain-containing protein, translated as MSASKNTPGRVAAALTGVLGMSAVAGVLVAAMVTPAIAVTSLAANNTIGLFEDLPDYLQIDNLAQKTELYATQGGQPVKFAEFYAQNRQEVSWDEVSDNAKAAAVDTEDPRFYEHGGVDVQSTFRALAQNVIGGGVQSGASTITMQYVKNVLVQKAETLAETDPEAGKKAYAEATQESTARKLKEMRLAIGLEKKFSKNDILLGYLNIANYGGTVYGIESAARYYYGVSAKDLSIAQAASLVATVNYPTALRVDDPDNLEANKERRDVLIGNMLKHNSITQEQHDEAVATPVTPVITPSVSGCTAAQPASAAYFCDAVKYTVEKSKEFGANPDEARRNLNRNGYRIYTTLNLDLQAKATDDMRKQIPTTMNSIDVGSAMTSVEAKTGRVIAMVQNTDYGNEGAGVTSVNYNTDQDMGGSRGFQVGSTYKIVTLLDWLKEGHSVNEVVRSSNGTWTGRDFRNSCGGGNSAGDSLTVTNDGAAPGPNRTVMSGTANSTNTAFMAMASELDLCGLAQTATDIGIHNATGKPLSNLISDIIGSGGNTIAPLTMASAYATVANDGTTCTPILIDKVVLPDDTEITPPSANCREAVSPDVAHTAAYALAGVMSATGAPANTNDGTPLIGKTGTTDKAKDTWFVGSSSEVTTAIWVGSSSGQQIRQRNTKLPGGQLMSTARFAVWKPFMQSVNAVYKGQAFPGPAAELTKTPTVQVPDVEGMSPAAAQSAIEAAGLSFAQGGERSSSSVPAGQVSGSDPGAGANAARGSTVTVFTSSGPDQSQQQTEQQPTAAGIVPDVRGQNMVTARQALRAAGFDVTYAQEQVQDNSQIGKATRTEPAAGEPSSGPVTLFVGRT; from the coding sequence ATGTCTGCTTCGAAGAACACGCCCGGCCGTGTCGCCGCCGCCCTCACGGGCGTCCTCGGCATGAGCGCCGTGGCCGGTGTCCTCGTCGCGGCGATGGTCACCCCGGCCATCGCCGTCACGAGCCTCGCGGCCAACAACACCATCGGGCTCTTCGAGGACCTGCCGGACTACCTGCAGATCGACAACCTGGCCCAGAAGACGGAGCTGTACGCGACGCAGGGCGGCCAGCCCGTCAAGTTCGCCGAGTTCTACGCGCAGAACCGCCAGGAGGTGAGCTGGGACGAGGTGTCCGACAACGCCAAGGCCGCGGCCGTCGACACGGAGGACCCCCGCTTCTACGAGCACGGCGGCGTGGACGTGCAGTCCACGTTCCGCGCGCTGGCGCAGAACGTCATCGGCGGCGGCGTCCAGTCGGGCGCCAGCACCATCACCATGCAGTACGTGAAGAACGTGCTCGTGCAGAAGGCGGAGACCCTCGCCGAGACGGATCCCGAGGCGGGCAAGAAGGCGTACGCCGAGGCGACCCAGGAGTCGACCGCGCGCAAGCTCAAGGAGATGCGCCTCGCCATCGGCCTGGAGAAGAAGTTCTCGAAGAACGACATCCTGCTCGGCTACCTCAACATCGCGAACTACGGCGGCACCGTCTACGGCATCGAGTCGGCCGCGAGGTACTACTACGGCGTGTCCGCGAAGGATCTCAGCATCGCCCAGGCGGCCAGCCTCGTCGCCACCGTGAACTACCCGACCGCGCTCCGCGTCGACGACCCCGACAACCTCGAGGCGAACAAGGAGCGGCGCGACGTCCTCATCGGCAACATGCTGAAGCACAACAGCATCACGCAGGAGCAGCACGACGAGGCGGTCGCCACGCCCGTGACCCCGGTCATCACGCCGTCGGTCAGCGGCTGCACCGCCGCGCAGCCGGCGAGCGCCGCCTACTTCTGCGACGCCGTCAAGTACACGGTCGAGAAGTCGAAGGAGTTCGGCGCGAACCCCGACGAGGCCCGCCGCAACCTCAACCGCAACGGCTACAGGATCTACACGACCCTGAACCTCGACCTGCAGGCCAAGGCCACGGACGACATGCGCAAGCAGATCCCCACCACCATGAACAGCATCGACGTGGGCTCGGCCATGACGAGCGTGGAGGCGAAGACCGGCCGCGTGATCGCGATGGTGCAGAACACCGACTACGGCAACGAGGGCGCGGGCGTGACCAGCGTCAACTACAACACCGACCAGGACATGGGCGGTTCCCGCGGCTTCCAGGTGGGCTCGACCTACAAGATCGTCACGCTCCTCGACTGGTTGAAGGAGGGGCACTCGGTGAACGAGGTCGTCCGGTCGTCCAACGGGACCTGGACGGGACGGGACTTCCGGAACTCCTGCGGCGGTGGCAACTCGGCCGGCGACTCCCTGACGGTCACCAACGACGGCGCGGCCCCGGGGCCCAACCGCACGGTCATGTCGGGCACGGCGAACTCCACCAACACGGCCTTCATGGCGATGGCCAGCGAGCTGGACCTGTGCGGGCTGGCGCAGACGGCCACGGACATCGGCATCCACAACGCCACGGGCAAGCCGCTGTCGAACCTCATCTCGGACATCATCGGCTCGGGTGGCAACACCATCGCGCCGCTGACCATGGCCTCGGCCTACGCGACCGTGGCCAACGACGGCACCACCTGCACCCCGATCCTGATCGACAAGGTCGTCCTCCCGGACGACACCGAGATCACGCCGCCCTCCGCCAACTGCCGCGAGGCCGTGAGCCCGGATGTCGCGCACACCGCCGCGTACGCGCTGGCCGGGGTCATGAGCGCCACGGGCGCCCCCGCGAACACGAACGACGGCACGCCGCTCATCGGCAAGACGGGCACCACCGACAAGGCCAAGGACACCTGGTTCGTCGGATCCAGCAGCGAGGTCACCACGGCGATCTGGGTGGGCAGCTCGTCGGGTCAGCAGATCCGCCAGCGGAACACCAAGCTCCCCGGCGGCCAGCTCATGTCGACCGCGCGCTTCGCCGTGTGGAAGCCGTTCATGCAGTCCGTGAACGCCGTCTACAAGGGCCAGGCGTTCCCCGGACCCGCCGCCGAGCTCACGAAGACGCCCACCGTGCAGGTGCCGGACGTGGAGGGCATGTCGCCCGCCGCCGCCCAGTCGGCCATCGAGGCCGCGGGCCTGAGCTTCGCCCAGGGCGGCGAGCGCTCCTCCTCGAGCGTCCCCGCCGGGCAGGTCAGCGGATCCGATCCGGGTGCCGGCGCGAACGCGGCCCGCGGATCCACCGTGACGGTGTTCACGAGCAGCGGCCCCGACCAGAGCCAGCAGCAGACCGAGCAGCAGCCGACCGCCGCGGGCATCGTCCCCGACGTCCGGGGCCAGAACATGGTCACCGCCCGCCAGGCGCTCCGCGCGGCCGGCTTCGACGTGACCTACGCGCAGGAGCAGGTGCAGGACAACTCGCAGATCGGCAAGGCCACCCGCACGGAGCCGGCCGCGGGCGAGCCGAGCAGCGGTCCCGTCACCCTGTTCGTGGGACGCACCTGA
- a CDS encoding metallophosphoesterase, protein MGVLGTLARTAGGVVAAGAAVFAYASFYERRRFTLREVTVPVLPVGADPIRVLHLSDMHMAPWQHKKQRWVRELAALQPDLVVDTGDNTGHEQGIAAVEETLEAFRGIPGVFVHGSNDYYGPTPKNPFKYFTADTHATQRPADLDLARLERLYASLGWVDLNNAAGAIEVNGTLLEFFGVDDPHRDFDHLEALPGALEALREDGDAYQGSSAAPVVSVGVAHAPYRRVLDSFVTNGARMIFAGHTHGGQVCVPGYGALVTNCDIPRRQVKGLSVWPHADRAAYLHVSAGLGTSIYSPVRFACFPEATLLTLTAV, encoded by the coding sequence ATGGGCGTGCTCGGAACGCTCGCCCGCACCGCGGGCGGCGTCGTCGCCGCAGGGGCGGCGGTCTTCGCGTACGCGTCGTTCTACGAGCGGCGCCGCTTCACGCTCCGCGAGGTCACCGTCCCGGTGCTCCCCGTCGGCGCCGACCCCATCCGCGTGCTGCACCTGTCCGACATGCACATGGCGCCGTGGCAGCACAAGAAGCAGCGATGGGTGCGCGAGCTCGCGGCACTCCAGCCGGACCTCGTCGTCGACACGGGCGACAACACGGGTCACGAACAGGGCATCGCGGCCGTCGAGGAGACGCTCGAGGCGTTCCGCGGGATCCCCGGCGTCTTCGTGCACGGCTCGAACGACTACTACGGGCCGACGCCCAAGAACCCGTTCAAGTACTTCACCGCGGACACGCACGCCACCCAGCGCCCGGCGGACCTCGACCTCGCGCGCCTCGAGCGGCTCTACGCATCGCTCGGCTGGGTCGACCTCAACAACGCCGCGGGGGCGATCGAGGTCAACGGCACGCTGCTCGAGTTCTTCGGCGTCGACGACCCGCACCGCGACTTCGACCACCTCGAGGCGCTCCCGGGTGCGCTCGAGGCGCTGCGCGAGGACGGCGACGCCTACCAGGGATCCTCCGCCGCGCCCGTGGTCTCCGTCGGCGTCGCGCACGCTCCCTACCGCCGCGTCCTCGACTCCTTCGTCACCAACGGCGCCCGCATGATCTTCGCCGGTCACACGCACGGCGGGCAGGTCTGCGTGCCGGGCTACGGGGCGCTCGTCACCAACTGCGACATCCCCCGCCGGCAGGTGAAGGGCCTCAGCGTCTGGCCGCACGCCGACCGCGCCGCCTACCTGCACGTGAGCGCCGGCCTCGGCACCTCGATCTACTCGCCCGTGCGCTTCGCGTGCTTCCCCGAGGCCACGCTCCTCACGCTCACGGCGGTCTGA
- a CDS encoding acyltransferase → MTGTPTSAPARVRTLLPGIEGLRGIAAVAVLLYHVQRQLARPTTDIPLVGEVAFFSHGVTLFFVLSGFLLFLPFARALVQGGPMPRLSRYAANRALRVFPGYVVVLLLVSLVLRVAVLPREARDAGIAVGALGPVDTLLNALLLQGYTPRTLRSGIEVAWTLAVEVSFYVVLPVVALLAARLLRGRATWIRALAPAAALLLVGVAGKVWSTIAQAPLGHRGRLASEWGATWEAVANRSILVHADLFSYGMAAAVILLTLSADERLRDRVAAWRVPAGIVAAALVIVASVVPVGAFEESVVAASCALLLLLVALPRRGGSLGPVTRVLELRWIAWLGTISFSVYLWHLPVIRFLRRAGLVLPDTLGGFALNTLVVGAVTLVLAAATYYAIERPALRLKPGSR, encoded by the coding sequence ATGACCGGGACCCCGACGTCCGCACCCGCGCGCGTGCGCACGCTCCTGCCCGGCATCGAGGGCCTCCGCGGCATCGCGGCCGTCGCGGTGCTGCTGTACCACGTGCAGCGCCAGCTGGCCCGGCCGACGACCGACATCCCCCTCGTCGGCGAGGTGGCCTTCTTCAGCCACGGCGTCACGCTGTTCTTCGTCCTCAGCGGCTTCCTGCTGTTCCTGCCGTTCGCGCGCGCGCTCGTGCAGGGCGGGCCGATGCCGCGGCTCTCGCGCTACGCCGCCAACCGGGCCCTGCGCGTGTTCCCCGGCTACGTCGTCGTGCTGCTCCTCGTGAGCCTCGTTCTCCGCGTGGCGGTCCTGCCGCGGGAGGCCCGCGACGCCGGCATCGCGGTGGGCGCCCTCGGCCCCGTCGACACCCTCCTCAACGCCCTGCTGCTGCAGGGCTACACGCCGCGGACGCTCCGCAGCGGCATCGAGGTCGCCTGGACCCTGGCGGTCGAGGTGTCCTTCTACGTCGTGCTGCCCGTCGTGGCGCTCCTCGCGGCGCGCCTCCTCCGCGGGCGGGCGACGTGGATCCGCGCCCTCGCCCCCGCCGCGGCCCTGCTGCTCGTCGGCGTGGCCGGCAAGGTCTGGTCGACCATCGCGCAGGCGCCGCTCGGGCACCGCGGCCGCCTCGCCAGCGAGTGGGGCGCCACGTGGGAGGCGGTCGCCAACCGCAGCATCCTCGTGCACGCCGACCTGTTCTCCTACGGGATGGCGGCGGCCGTGATCCTGCTGACCCTGTCCGCGGACGAGCGCCTCCGCGACCGCGTGGCGGCCTGGCGCGTGCCCGCCGGGATCGTCGCCGCCGCCCTCGTCATCGTGGCCTCGGTGGTCCCCGTGGGCGCCTTCGAGGAGAGCGTCGTGGCGGCGTCGTGCGCCCTGCTCCTGCTCCTCGTGGCCCTGCCGCGGCGCGGGGGATCGCTCGGCCCGGTCACGCGCGTCCTCGAGCTCCGCTGGATCGCGTGGCTCGGCACGATCTCGTTCAGCGTGTACCTCTGGCACCTGCCGGTGATCCGCTTCCTGCGCCGCGCGGGCCTGGTCCTGCCGGACACGCTCGGCGGCTTCGCCCTCAACACGCTGGTGGTGGGCGCGGTGACCCTGGTGCTCGCGGCGGCGACGTACTACGCCATCGAACGGCCGGCGCTCCGGCTGAAGCCCGGCTCGCGCTAG
- a CDS encoding transglycosylase domain-containing protein, whose amino-acid sequence MRKTDLTISTRLGAFLGLVGMSTIAGVLVAAMVTPAIAVSGIAANSTIGVFEDIPDNLQIDNLAQKTVLYAKQGDQQVPFAEFFSQDREEVPWEAVSPFAKDAAIATEDPRYYEHGGVDVLSAARALAQNVLNKEVQSGASTITMQYVRNVLVQKAQNMVDSSDEATQAEGRKAFTEATQPDMPRKLKEMRMAIGVEKKYSKNEILLAYLNIANFGSRVYGIESAARYYFNVSAADLTLEQAASLIATVNAPEIFKIDNPDNLERNKERRDLLLANMLKEQKITQEQHDVAAAAPVTPTITPSTSGCIQANPISAAYFCDYVKNEILTNAEFGETAADRDALLKRGGLQVYTTLDLDIQANAAEQMRKQVPTTARFTKIGGSVVSREVKTGRVIAMAQNTDYGVAQDQPGVTEINYGADKAHGGSAGFQVGSTYKIFTLVDWLKSGKSIYQTVNASKTTWSASEFTRCGDNLAGSPDYKVTNDTNTGATSNQNVLAATVASVNSAFVAMASQLDLCEISQTATDMGAYNADKRELSSFPSDVVGSGGNTVAPLQMATAFASVANQGTMCPPIAIDKVVLPDDSELVTPKSQCAQAMSPEVANTAAFALKAVMGGTGAASNPRDGTEIMGKTGTTDRAKDTWFVGSSTEVTTAVWVGNVEGFAPMRRNVLNGAAADTARHRIFKPLQTFIDDRYPAEGFPAPASTLTKRPYVAPAPKPTQSAAPTAPSAPAAPAAPAAPAPPAAPAPGTEG is encoded by the coding sequence ATGAGGAAAACTGACCTGACCATCTCGACCCGGTTGGGCGCGTTCCTCGGACTCGTCGGCATGAGCACGATCGCCGGCGTCCTCGTCGCCGCCATGGTCACCCCTGCCATCGCCGTCTCGGGCATCGCGGCCAACAGCACCATCGGCGTGTTCGAGGACATCCCGGACAACCTGCAGATCGACAACCTCGCGCAGAAGACGGTCCTGTACGCCAAGCAGGGCGACCAGCAGGTGCCGTTCGCCGAGTTCTTCTCGCAGGACCGCGAGGAGGTGCCGTGGGAGGCCGTCTCACCGTTCGCGAAGGATGCCGCGATCGCGACCGAGGACCCCCGCTACTACGAGCACGGCGGCGTCGACGTGCTGTCCGCCGCGCGCGCGCTCGCGCAGAACGTGCTCAACAAGGAGGTCCAGTCGGGCGCCTCCACCATCACGATGCAGTACGTCCGCAACGTCCTGGTGCAGAAGGCCCAGAACATGGTCGACTCCTCCGACGAGGCCACGCAGGCCGAGGGTCGCAAGGCGTTCACCGAGGCGACCCAGCCCGACATGCCCCGCAAGCTCAAGGAGATGCGGATGGCGATCGGGGTGGAGAAGAAGTACTCCAAGAACGAGATCCTCCTCGCCTACCTCAACATCGCGAACTTCGGCAGCCGGGTCTACGGCATCGAGTCGGCGGCGCGCTACTACTTCAACGTCTCCGCGGCGGACCTCACCCTCGAGCAGGCCGCGAGCCTCATCGCGACCGTCAACGCCCCCGAGATCTTCAAGATCGACAACCCGGACAACCTCGAGCGCAACAAGGAGCGTCGCGACCTCCTGCTGGCCAACATGCTCAAGGAGCAGAAGATCACGCAGGAGCAGCACGACGTGGCCGCCGCCGCGCCGGTCACGCCCACGATCACGCCCTCCACGAGCGGCTGCATCCAGGCGAACCCGATCTCGGCCGCCTACTTCTGCGACTACGTGAAGAACGAGATCCTCACCAACGCCGAGTTCGGCGAGACCGCCGCCGACCGCGACGCGCTGCTGAAGCGCGGCGGCCTGCAGGTGTACACGACCCTCGACCTCGACATCCAGGCGAACGCCGCCGAGCAGATGCGCAAGCAGGTGCCCACCACGGCGCGCTTCACGAAGATCGGCGGATCCGTCGTCTCCCGTGAGGTGAAGACCGGCCGCGTCATCGCGATGGCGCAGAACACCGACTACGGGGTCGCGCAGGACCAGCCCGGGGTGACCGAGATCAACTACGGGGCCGACAAGGCGCACGGCGGCTCCGCCGGCTTCCAGGTGGGGTCGACGTACAAGATCTTCACGCTGGTCGACTGGCTGAAGAGCGGCAAGTCGATCTACCAGACGGTGAACGCGTCGAAGACGACCTGGTCGGCCAGCGAGTTCACCCGGTGCGGCGACAACCTCGCGGGGTCCCCGGACTACAAGGTCACGAACGACACCAACACCGGTGCCACCTCGAACCAGAACGTGCTGGCCGCGACGGTCGCCTCCGTCAACTCCGCGTTCGTCGCGATGGCGAGCCAGCTGGACCTGTGCGAGATCAGCCAGACGGCGACGGACATGGGCGCGTACAACGCGGACAAGCGGGAGCTGTCGAGCTTCCCGTCCGACGTCGTCGGATCGGGCGGAAACACCGTCGCGCCGCTCCAGATGGCTACTGCGTTCGCCTCCGTCGCCAATCAGGGCACGATGTGCCCGCCGATCGCGATCGACAAGGTCGTGCTCCCGGACGACTCCGAGCTCGTCACGCCGAAGAGCCAGTGCGCCCAGGCCATGAGCCCCGAGGTCGCCAACACGGCCGCCTTCGCCCTGAAGGCCGTCATGGGCGGCACGGGCGCCGCGTCGAACCCGCGCGACGGCACCGAGATCATGGGCAAGACGGGAACCACGGACCGCGCGAAGGACACCTGGTTCGTCGGGTCGTCCACCGAGGTCACCACCGCCGTCTGGGTCGGCAACGTGGAGGGCTTCGCTCCGATGCGTCGCAACGTGCTCAACGGCGCGGCCGCGGACACCGCCCGCCACCGCATCTTCAAGCCGCTGCAGACCTTCATCGACGACCGCTACCCGGCCGAGGGCTTCCCCGCGCCGGCCAGCACGTTGACGAAGCGGCCGTACGTGGCCCCGGCGCCGAAGCCGACGCAGTCCGCCGCGCCGACGGCGCCCAGCGCCCCCGCGGCACCGGCAGCCCCGGCGGCTCCCGCCCCGCCGGCCGCGCCCGCGCCCGGCACGGAGGGCTGA
- a CDS encoding LLM class flavin-dependent oxidoreductase produces MTHLDRVPLDVLDLAPRPFGGTNADAVAGSIRLAQAAESAGYSRFWVAEHHGMPGIASSAPAVLIAGIAARTSTIRVGSGGVMLPNHTPLVVAEQFGTLRALYGDRIDLGVGRAPGTDGATAMALRRSEAGLGVDDFPQQLLDLVGFFTGAMAADNPLRGITAVPGLGDAPQIWLLGSSGYSAQVAAALGIRFAFAHHFAGDRTEQALATYRERFRPSDDLASPHSAIAVSVIADEDPEVVDRESRAGSITFLRMRQGGKPQPVDPEEAAAYRFSDLEREIIGARNRRQAIGSPEAVRIGLERLLTSTGADELIVAPSSTTLEHRIRTLETVRDLAASAARAA; encoded by the coding sequence GTGACCCACCTCGACCGTGTCCCGCTCGACGTCCTCGACCTCGCCCCACGCCCCTTCGGCGGCACCAACGCCGACGCCGTCGCGGGCAGCATCCGCCTCGCGCAGGCCGCCGAGTCCGCCGGGTACTCGCGCTTCTGGGTGGCGGAGCACCACGGCATGCCGGGGATCGCGAGCTCCGCGCCCGCCGTGCTGATCGCGGGCATCGCCGCGCGCACCTCCACGATCCGGGTTGGCAGCGGCGGCGTCATGCTCCCGAACCACACCCCGCTCGTCGTCGCCGAGCAGTTCGGCACGCTCCGCGCGCTCTACGGCGACCGGATCGACCTCGGCGTCGGCCGGGCGCCGGGCACGGACGGCGCGACCGCGATGGCGCTCCGCCGCAGCGAGGCCGGCCTCGGGGTCGACGACTTCCCGCAGCAGCTGCTCGACCTGGTGGGCTTCTTCACGGGCGCCATGGCGGCCGACAACCCGCTGCGCGGCATCACGGCGGTCCCCGGGCTCGGCGACGCGCCGCAGATATGGCTCCTCGGATCCAGCGGGTACTCCGCGCAGGTCGCCGCCGCCCTCGGGATCCGCTTCGCGTTCGCGCACCACTTCGCGGGCGACCGCACGGAGCAGGCCCTCGCGACGTACCGCGAGCGGTTCCGCCCGAGCGACGACCTCGCTTCGCCGCACAGCGCCATCGCGGTGAGCGTCATCGCCGACGAGGACCCCGAGGTCGTCGACCGGGAGTCCCGGGCCGGCAGCATCACGTTCCTCCGCATGCGCCAGGGCGGGAAGCCGCAGCCGGTGGATCCCGAGGAGGCCGCCGCCTACCGCTTCAGCGACCTGGAGCGCGAGATCATCGGCGCCCGGAACCGACGCCAGGCCATCGGCTCGCCCGAGGCCGTGCGGATCGGGCTGGAGCGGCTGCTGACCAGCACGGGGGCGGACGAGCTCATCGTCGCGCCGTCGTCGACGACGCTCGAGCACCGCATCCGGACCCTCGAGACGGTGCGCGACCTGGCGGCCTCTGCAGCCCGCGCCGCCTGA
- a CDS encoding VanZ family protein — protein MAYLALVGLVTLTPDSVDRGAYPYLMRGVLLVQHHGFPGFRYSMIEEVANVALFAPLGMLGVLAVGPRRWWFVALTATGLSAGVELTQGALLPARVASVTDVAANGLGAVLGAAFAAVVALRTRRRGRLRS, from the coding sequence GTGGCGTACCTCGCCCTCGTCGGGCTCGTCACGCTCACGCCCGACAGCGTCGACCGCGGCGCATACCCGTACCTGATGCGCGGCGTGCTCCTGGTGCAGCACCACGGGTTCCCGGGGTTCCGCTACTCGATGATCGAGGAGGTCGCCAACGTCGCCCTGTTCGCGCCGCTCGGCATGCTCGGCGTCCTGGCGGTGGGACCGCGCAGGTGGTGGTTCGTCGCGCTCACGGCCACCGGGCTGTCCGCAGGAGTCGAGCTGACCCAGGGCGCGCTCCTCCCGGCCCGCGTGGCCTCGGTCACGGACGTGGCGGCGAACGGCCTCGGGGCCGTGCTGGGCGCCGCGTTCGCCGCGGTCGTCGCCCTCCGGACGCGACGACGCGGGCGGCTCCGGTCGTGA
- a CDS encoding sortase, with protein MLAKTLAGAFVALAITVSAPLAAQAENYVPKDSSIACGGMTVTPAAVAPGESVTITGAAGSFQAGETVALRLAASTGAPAVAGDPAASATAAADGSVSGTLVVPTTATGVWRANETAASGDHWCGLVSVVPASARTAAESGSLPITGGTLPTGLAITGGGLLLAGAAAAGIATARRRRAS; from the coding sequence ATGCTCGCCAAGACCCTGGCGGGCGCGTTCGTCGCGCTCGCGATCACCGTTTCCGCCCCTCTCGCCGCACAGGCGGAGAACTACGTCCCCAAGGACTCCTCCATCGCCTGCGGCGGGATGACCGTCACGCCCGCGGCCGTCGCACCCGGCGAGTCCGTCACGATCACCGGCGCCGCCGGCTCGTTCCAGGCGGGGGAGACCGTCGCCCTCCGCCTGGCCGCCTCGACCGGCGCGCCCGCCGTCGCGGGCGACCCGGCCGCGTCCGCCACCGCCGCGGCCGACGGCTCGGTCTCCGGCACGCTCGTCGTGCCCACGACGGCCACCGGCGTGTGGCGCGCCAATGAGACCGCCGCGTCCGGCGACCACTGGTGCGGCCTCGTCTCCGTGGTGCCCGCCAGCGCGCGCACCGCCGCGGAGAGCGGCTCGCTCCCCATCACGGGCGGCACCCTGCCGACCGGCCTCGCCATCACCGGCGGCGGCCTGCTCCTCGCCGGCGCCGCTGCCGCGGGCATCGCGACGGCCCGTCGTCGCCGCGCGTCCTGA
- a CDS encoding sortase — protein sequence MLKKILAGAAIALAATFTVSTAATAAPYTPEGGVTVSDPTVAPGQSTVLSFADGSFAPSVPVSITITGENAANATLASFRTAPMAVTSNSITKNSTSAGGLRVTVTLPAGSASGSYALTGTDTEGNTVSTTISVVAAAGSGTATGGSGSTTDASAGLPVTGGQLPVVLIWTGGGLLLLGAALVAVLATVRRQRTTV from the coding sequence ATGCTCAAGAAGATCCTCGCCGGAGCGGCCATCGCTCTCGCCGCGACGTTCACCGTCTCCACCGCTGCCACGGCTGCGCCCTACACGCCCGAGGGCGGCGTCACGGTCAGCGACCCGACCGTCGCGCCCGGCCAGAGCACGGTGCTGTCCTTCGCGGACGGCTCCTTCGCGCCCAGCGTCCCGGTCAGCATCACCATCACCGGTGAGAACGCGGCCAACGCGACGCTCGCCTCGTTCCGCACGGCCCCCATGGCCGTGACGAGCAACTCCATCACGAAAAACTCGACCAGCGCCGGCGGCCTCCGCGTCACCGTCACGCTGCCCGCCGGTTCCGCGTCGGGCTCCTACGCCCTCACCGGCACCGACACCGAGGGCAACACCGTCTCCACCACGATCTCGGTCGTCGCGGCCGCCGGCTCCGGCACCGCGACCGGCGGCTCCGGCTCGACCACGGACGCCTCGGCGGGCCTGCCCGTCACCGGCGGCCAGCTCCCCGTCGTCCTGATCTGGACGGGTGGCGGCCTGCTGCTGCTCGGCGCCGCGCTCGTCGCGGTCCTCGCGACGGTCCGTCGCCAGCGCACCACGGTCTGA